A window of Candidatus Jettenia caeni contains these coding sequences:
- a CDS encoding alcohol dehydrogenase, protein MKAVVFYEHGGVDRLTYTDREKPKISPYEVLVKVKACALNHLDIWVRQGLPGAEIPMPHIPGSDIAGEVAEAGMEVKKFRPGDKVLIAPGVRCRKCVYCITNNDSMCSSFKIMGFQVQGGYAEFAKAHVDNIIPVSDKHSFEEWAAIPLVFLTAWHMLITRGQLKPGENVLIHAAGSGIGSAAIQIARVAGARVITTARGKEKLEKAKQIGADEVIDYSKDDYGERVRSVTNNKGVDLIFEHIGPDTWEKNLQCLTKGGRMVVCGATSGPTTTIDIRFLYMKQHTILGCYMGSKKELFDVLNLVELGRLRPVIDTVFPLKDAAAAQQRMLNRENFGKIVLKV, encoded by the coding sequence ATGAAGGCTGTTGTCTTTTACGAACATGGTGGAGTGGATAGATTAACCTATACCGACAGGGAGAAACCAAAGATTTCTCCCTATGAAGTATTGGTAAAAGTAAAGGCGTGCGCACTGAATCACCTGGATATCTGGGTGAGGCAAGGTTTGCCCGGGGCAGAGATCCCTATGCCACATATCCCGGGTAGTGATATTGCCGGTGAGGTTGCTGAGGCAGGAATGGAGGTCAAGAAGTTCAGACCAGGCGATAAGGTACTTATTGCCCCTGGTGTTCGTTGCAGAAAGTGTGTATATTGTATTACGAATAATGACAGCATGTGTAGTAGTTTTAAGATAATGGGATTTCAAGTACAGGGAGGTTATGCGGAATTTGCCAAGGCGCATGTGGATAATATCATCCCTGTTTCCGATAAACATTCCTTCGAGGAATGGGCAGCCATTCCTTTAGTATTTTTAACAGCCTGGCATATGCTTATTACACGGGGACAACTGAAACCGGGAGAGAATGTATTGATCCATGCTGCCGGCAGTGGCATTGGCAGCGCTGCTATTCAGATAGCCCGTGTAGCTGGCGCCCGGGTAATTACTACAGCCCGAGGGAAGGAAAAACTGGAAAAAGCAAAACAGATAGGCGCTGACGAGGTTATAGACTATTCGAAAGACGATTATGGAGAAAGAGTAAGGTCGGTAACTAATAACAAGGGGGTAGACCTTATTTTCGAGCATATTGGTCCCGATACCTGGGAAAAGAATTTGCAGTGCCTTACCAAGGGAGGGCGGATGGTGGTGTGCGGGGCAACAAGCGGGCCTACCACAACGATAGATATCCGGTTTTTATATATGAAACAACATACTATTCTTGGCTGCTATATGGGTAGTAAAAAGGAGCTTTTTGATGTATTGAACCTTGTAGAACTTGGGAGGTTAAGACCTGTTATCGATACCGTATTCCCGCTCAAGGATGCCGCTGCAGCACAGCAAAGAATGCTGAACAGGGAAAATTTCGGAAAGATTGTATTAAAAGTTTAA
- a CDS encoding lipoprotein produces the protein MLDQSMKLIDKRIKRSVFIFLLLLLLPIVSLFFDVQKVHASTESEESFQLQTYLTEEQALTLVFSECDEIVTDEFIMTPEEKRGLEKQLARRLYEGGFKVYIGKSKGVIQGYAIITEEVGKFHPFTFIVGVKPDGKINNVAVLVYRESRGGDVARKRFLYQFIGKSIKNPIRLNKDIINITGATMSVQCMCAGVRKVLVVIHEYYLSGKRDASHIRPKEIGAVTSEKERSPEESSRSQQVKKKRNANEKKGQGLEKSTLAPDDGKDVSSGRKLLKQTRMIMGTFAEISVYSNDEKIAGKAIDAALDEMERMDRIMSNYKEDSELSLLNKKAAKSSVPCDKELLDVIKISQYYSELSEGAFDITVSPIVALWGFFDENRHIPSDKEIEDILPAVSYKNIVIDNKRAGSKDLCTISYKNNQTQIDLGGIGKGYAVDKAMEIMKKFDIDNACVNLGGNISVLGAPAGKNVWKVGVQHPRDSNEILGYLELTNEATATSGDYERFFEIQGKRYSHIIDPRTGKPVSGVMATTIVAPAGTEVDVLSTSVFVLGPEKGLKLIDKIPGVGALIMYEGKDGKIMVDMTMGFKEKFRKIKSEGEGNVRWHVVASGQ, from the coding sequence ATGTTAGATCAATCAATGAAACTCATAGATAAGAGAATAAAACGTTCTGTTTTTATATTTCTATTATTATTGTTGTTACCCATCGTCTCTCTGTTTTTTGATGTTCAGAAAGTACATGCAAGCACAGAGTCTGAAGAGAGTTTTCAACTTCAGACGTATCTTACAGAAGAACAGGCGCTTACCCTTGTTTTTTCTGAGTGTGATGAGATTGTAACTGATGAATTTATCATGACACCTGAAGAAAAACGTGGTCTTGAAAAACAACTTGCAAGAAGGCTTTATGAAGGTGGATTTAAGGTTTATATTGGTAAGAGTAAAGGTGTTATCCAGGGATATGCAATTATTACTGAAGAGGTTGGCAAATTTCATCCTTTTACCTTTATTGTCGGTGTAAAACCAGATGGGAAGATTAATAATGTAGCCGTTCTTGTTTACCGTGAGAGCCGTGGTGGAGATGTTGCCAGGAAACGGTTCCTTTATCAATTTATTGGAAAATCAATCAAGAACCCGATCCGGTTAAATAAGGATATCATCAATATTACCGGCGCTACCATGTCTGTGCAGTGTATGTGTGCAGGTGTAAGAAAGGTACTCGTTGTCATTCATGAATATTATCTCAGTGGTAAAAGAGATGCGAGTCATATAAGGCCTAAAGAGATTGGTGCGGTAACATCAGAAAAAGAGAGATCTCCTGAAGAATCAAGCAGGTCTCAACAGGTAAAGAAGAAAAGAAATGCCAATGAGAAGAAGGGACAAGGTCTTGAAAAAAGTACATTAGCTCCTGATGATGGAAAAGATGTATCTTCCGGGAGGAAACTCCTGAAACAGACCCGTATGATTATGGGTACTTTTGCAGAGATATCTGTTTATTCCAACGATGAAAAAATTGCCGGCAAGGCAATCGATGCGGCTCTCGATGAAATGGAACGTATGGATCGCATTATGAGCAATTACAAAGAGGATAGCGAGCTTTCCCTGCTCAACAAAAAGGCAGCAAAATCATCTGTACCCTGCGATAAAGAACTTCTCGATGTGATTAAGATATCGCAATACTATAGTGAACTGAGTGAAGGCGCTTTTGACATTACCGTTTCTCCGATTGTTGCCCTTTGGGGATTTTTTGATGAAAACAGGCACATCCCATCGGATAAAGAGATAGAGGATATTTTACCTGCCGTATCTTATAAGAATATTGTAATAGATAATAAAAGGGCGGGATCAAAAGATCTCTGCACCATATCCTATAAAAATAATCAGACTCAAATTGATCTGGGCGGTATCGGGAAGGGATATGCTGTAGACAAGGCAATGGAAATCATGAAAAAATTTGATATTGATAATGCCTGTGTTAATCTTGGCGGGAATATTTCTGTACTTGGCGCCCCGGCCGGTAAAAATGTATGGAAGGTCGGTGTGCAGCATCCACGGGATAGTAATGAAATTCTCGGCTATCTGGAACTCACAAATGAGGCTACTGCAACATCCGGAGATTATGAACGGTTCTTTGAGATACAGGGAAAACGATATTCACATATCATAGATCCGAGGACGGGAAAACCGGTAAGCGGTGTGATGGCAACGACGATTGTTGCTCCTGCGGGCACAGAGGTTGATGTGTTATCCACCAGTGTATTTGTTTTAGGGCCTGAAAAAGGTTTAAAATTGATTGATAAGATTCCCGGCGTCGGCGCCTTAATCATGTATGAGGGGAAGGATGGAAAAATTATGGTAGATATGACGATGGGTTTTAAAGAGAAATTCAGGAAAATTAAGAGCGAAGGAGAGGGGAATGTTAGGTGGCATGTGGTCGCTTCCGGTCAGTAA
- a CDS encoding type IV fimbrial assembly protein PilB → MEDSPLKISKDVFYGLERQLQGNLAEKDLRVLATQPEIIRGMNFILLEAIRSRSSDIHLEACYGRYVIKFRIDGLLRETQPISFQLGVGLISRIKVLARLNITEKVLPQDGRFTINVDQRVVELRVSVIPMIYGEGIVIRILDKSAVKLDLTGLGIDDGGLKMIRENMGKSSGVILITGPTGSGKTTTLYAIMNELNQIDTKIITTEDPIEYEINSIMQVEIKPEIGLTFASSLRSILRQDPDIILVGEIRDTETAKMAIEASLTGHLVLSTVHTRNTVGTISRLVDMGVESYLLADTVNLIVAQRLVRMICKNCKESYIPSEEEILSLEAGLLHSPVFYRGRGCHLCNYTGYRGRVGLFEMMNITHDEKKLISAMDITESLYNVVKEKGMVSLREYGVKKVLEGVTTYREVMENTYATF, encoded by the coding sequence ATGGAAGATAGTCCACTCAAGATTAGCAAGGATGTGTTTTACGGCCTTGAACGGCAGCTTCAGGGTAATCTGGCCGAGAAGGATCTGCGGGTACTTGCCACACAACCTGAAATAATCAGGGGAATGAATTTTATCCTTTTGGAAGCTATCAGGAGCAGATCGAGCGATATTCACCTGGAAGCCTGTTATGGCCGTTATGTAATTAAATTCCGGATTGATGGTTTACTCCGCGAGACGCAACCGATATCTTTTCAACTTGGTGTTGGTCTCATAAGCAGAATTAAGGTGCTGGCAAGATTAAATATAACTGAGAAGGTACTGCCCCAGGATGGCCGGTTTACCATCAATGTGGATCAGCGGGTTGTTGAATTGAGGGTATCTGTTATACCGATGATCTATGGCGAAGGAATTGTTATAAGGATACTTGACAAATCTGCTGTTAAACTCGATCTGACAGGTTTGGGCATTGATGACGGGGGGCTGAAGATGATACGAGAAAATATGGGAAAGTCAAGTGGCGTTATCCTTATTACCGGTCCGACAGGCTCAGGAAAGACAACAACACTCTATGCCATTATGAATGAATTAAATCAGATAGATACAAAGATTATTACCACTGAGGACCCGATAGAATACGAGATCAACAGCATTATGCAGGTTGAGATCAAACCAGAAATAGGCTTAACCTTTGCATCATCCCTGAGGAGTATATTGAGGCAGGACCCGGATATCATCCTTGTTGGTGAAATCCGGGATACGGAGACTGCAAAGATGGCTATTGAGGCGTCACTTACCGGCCATCTTGTTCTCAGCACGGTTCATACAAGGAATACTGTGGGTACAATATCAAGACTTGTTGATATGGGAGTAGAATCCTACCTGTTGGCTGATACCGTCAATCTTATCGTGGCTCAAAGGTTAGTGCGGATGATCTGCAAAAATTGTAAGGAATCATATATACCAAGCGAAGAAGAAATCCTGTCGCTTGAGGCCGGACTCTTACATTCACCGGTTTTCTACCGGGGCAGGGGATGTCATCTCTGTAACTATACCGGTTACCGGGGAAGGGTAGGACTTTTTGAGATGATGAATATTACGCATGACGAAAAGAAACTTATTAGTGCTATGGATATTACGGAATCACTTTATAACGTGGTAAAGGAGAAAGGCATGGTGAGTCTCAGGGAATATGGGGTAAAGAAGGTACTTGAGGGTGTAACGACATATCGTGAAGTTATGGAGAATACCTATGCCACTTTTTGA
- a CDS encoding aspartyl-tRNA synthase produces MSILKRTHTCGQLRIGDVKSVVILVGWVSSVRDHGGLIFVDLRDRYGITQVVFNPDTGSEFYDIARQLRQEYVIAIKGSVSARPTGTVNPNLDTGEIEVHADRLEVLNKSETPPFEIADESNVSLELRLKYRYLDLRRSIMQKRLIFRHKICQTIREYLDRLNFVDIETPVLTKSTPEGARDYLVPSRVNLGKFYALPQSPQLFKQILMVAGYDRYFQIVRCFRDEDLRAQRQPEFTQMDMEMSFIDENDIIRIIEGLVATIFDKVIGKKVLTPFPKLSYKEAMTSYGCDAPDLRFDMKIKDISDIAQTSNFKVFLDTIKSGGQVRGINATGCGNYSRKDIDDLTAFVGQFGAKGLAWFKVEENSLASSIAKFFPLENQENIQRRMDAKRGDLLLFVADKPKVVSQSLAQLRLHLGHKNKLINTSVFHFSWVVDFPLFDYNQDLQRYEALHHPFTSPYPDDLPLLEEKPLEVKARAYDLVLNGVELGGGSIRIHTPEVQKRVFRLLGIDDANAAAKFGFLLDALKYGAPPHGGIALGVDRMVTLLLQLDDIREVIAFPKTQKATCLMTNAPSEVDTQQLCDLGIRLTEHT; encoded by the coding sequence ATGTCAATACTCAAGCGAACACATACCTGTGGTCAATTACGCATAGGAGATGTAAAATCGGTCGTAATTCTGGTTGGATGGGTAAGCAGCGTCCGGGATCACGGAGGGTTAATCTTTGTTGATTTGCGGGATCGCTATGGCATTACCCAGGTAGTTTTTAATCCAGACACAGGAAGCGAATTTTACGACATTGCCCGTCAGTTAAGGCAAGAATATGTTATTGCTATAAAGGGAAGCGTTTCTGCCCGACCAACTGGCACCGTAAATCCCAATTTGGATACCGGAGAAATAGAAGTACATGCCGATAGACTTGAAGTCTTAAACAAATCCGAAACACCACCCTTTGAAATTGCTGATGAGAGTAATGTATCTTTAGAATTAAGATTAAAGTACCGCTATCTGGATTTACGGCGCTCTATCATGCAAAAGCGATTGATCTTCCGGCATAAGATATGTCAGACGATACGTGAATATCTCGACCGTCTGAATTTTGTTGATATCGAGACACCCGTACTAACGAAGAGCACTCCGGAAGGAGCAAGGGATTATCTGGTACCCAGCAGGGTTAATCTGGGAAAGTTTTATGCGCTGCCCCAATCTCCTCAACTCTTCAAACAAATTCTTATGGTAGCAGGTTATGACCGGTACTTCCAGATTGTACGATGCTTCCGGGATGAAGACCTCCGTGCCCAGCGGCAGCCTGAATTTACCCAAATGGATATGGAGATGTCTTTTATTGACGAAAATGATATTATCCGGATCATCGAAGGGCTTGTTGCCACTATTTTTGACAAGGTTATCGGTAAAAAGGTTCTGACCCCTTTTCCCAAGCTTTCTTATAAAGAGGCCATGACCTCTTACGGGTGCGATGCTCCTGATCTGCGCTTTGATATGAAGATAAAGGATATATCTGATATTGCTCAGACTTCAAATTTTAAGGTATTTCTCGATACGATCAAATCAGGCGGGCAAGTTCGGGGCATTAATGCTACTGGCTGTGGAAATTATTCAAGGAAGGATATTGATGATTTAACTGCCTTTGTTGGTCAATTTGGAGCTAAGGGCCTCGCATGGTTCAAGGTGGAAGAGAACAGTTTGGCTTCATCGATAGCAAAATTCTTTCCCCTGGAAAACCAGGAAAATATACAACGCCGGATGGATGCAAAGAGAGGGGATTTGCTTCTTTTTGTTGCCGATAAGCCTAAAGTAGTTTCTCAATCACTTGCACAACTCAGGTTACATCTCGGCCATAAAAACAAACTTATTAATACGAGTGTATTTCATTTTTCATGGGTTGTGGATTTCCCATTATTCGACTATAATCAAGATTTACAGCGGTATGAGGCGCTTCATCATCCGTTTACCTCGCCTTATCCTGACGATCTTCCCCTGTTGGAAGAAAAACCTCTGGAAGTTAAGGCCCGCGCTTACGATTTAGTGCTCAATGGTGTAGAACTCGGAGGGGGTAGTATTCGTATTCACACACCTGAAGTACAAAAACGGGTTTTCCGCTTACTTGGTATAGATGATGCTAATGCTGCTGCAAAATTTGGGTTCTTACTTGATGCGCTCAAATACGGCGCTCCACCTCATGGTGGAATTGCTTTAGGTGTAGATCGCATGGTTACGTTACTATTACAGCTCGATGATATTCGGGAGGTTATTGCATTTCCCAAAACACAGAAGGCTACCTGCCTTATGACAAATGCGCCATCGGAGGTTGATACACAACAACTTTGTGATTTAGGGATACGGCTAACAGAACATACATGA
- a CDS encoding type IV fimbrial assembly protein PilC, which produces MPLFDVKVINSHGELVVKRIRARDAEEAVNKLKRSGFLPVSLLSADLTQEHHSTNAKGEKYFKRWELSSLLSFFQGVKKKDIVEFTRKLRIFLQAGIPLYQSLTILQAQTKKKRLVKFVKNLADNVEAGKGIAETLALYPKYFNKLYLGLIHAGEKSGNLIEVLTRLENYLDTVLKRRSKLISAAIYPSIVIIMTFGIIALLNLFIIPKFKKSYQTLHMELPKITTTVLSASTWLSVHWYVLIFTPLAIFILIKVLRMTKYGRYGTDHLMLTLPLIGHIIRKSSLSLFYRTNATLLKSGIMILESLKVAGSVVRNVVISREVELITKGVYEGKAMNDMMKRSRLFDVFAIHMVEVGETSGMFGEMLEETSNVYDQELDILYKRLESMLEPFIIILLASIVGTVIIALYMPMVKLTQTLGNMK; this is translated from the coding sequence ATGCCACTTTTTGATGTTAAGGTTATAAATTCCCACGGTGAGCTTGTAGTAAAACGTATCAGGGCGAGGGATGCCGAAGAGGCAGTAAACAAGCTCAAGAGAAGTGGTTTTCTCCCTGTTTCCCTGCTGTCTGCAGATCTTACCCAGGAACATCATTCCACCAATGCAAAAGGGGAAAAGTATTTTAAGAGATGGGAACTCTCTTCACTTCTCTCGTTTTTTCAGGGTGTAAAGAAAAAAGATATTGTAGAATTTACCCGAAAACTTCGCATATTTCTCCAGGCAGGTATTCCCCTGTATCAATCCCTTACGATATTGCAAGCACAGACAAAAAAGAAGCGCCTGGTAAAGTTCGTCAAAAATCTGGCCGATAATGTTGAAGCAGGGAAGGGCATTGCGGAAACACTTGCTCTGTATCCGAAATATTTTAATAAACTCTACCTTGGTTTAATTCATGCTGGTGAAAAAAGCGGAAACCTGATTGAAGTGCTGACACGGTTGGAAAATTATCTTGATACGGTTTTGAAAAGGAGATCGAAACTCATTTCTGCCGCCATCTATCCCAGTATTGTTATTATTATGACCTTTGGGATTATAGCGCTTTTAAACCTGTTTATTATTCCTAAATTTAAAAAGTCATACCAGACACTACACATGGAATTACCGAAAATAACAACCACGGTGCTTTCTGCAAGCACGTGGTTGAGTGTACACTGGTATGTACTGATCTTTACTCCCCTGGCAATCTTTATTTTAATTAAGGTCTTACGGATGACGAAATATGGAAGATATGGAACGGATCATCTGATGCTCACTCTTCCACTCATAGGTCATATTATTCGGAAATCAAGCCTATCTCTGTTTTACCGGACCAATGCAACACTTCTGAAAAGTGGTATTATGATCCTGGAATCGCTTAAAGTGGCCGGTTCTGTTGTCAGAAATGTCGTTATCAGCCGTGAGGTTGAGTTAATCACAAAAGGGGTTTATGAAGGGAAGGCGATGAATGATATGATGAAACGCAGCCGGTTATTCGATGTCTTTGCAATCCATATGGTTGAGGTAGGGGAAACATCCGGTATGTTTGGCGAAATGTTGGAAGAGACATCAAATGTTTATGATCAGGAGCTGGATATATTGTATAAACGTCTGGAAAGTATGTTAGAGCCCTTTATCATAATTCTCCTTGCCAGTATCGTAGGAACTGTGATCATTGCCCTTTATATGCCCATGGTTAAATTAACACAAACGCTTGGAAACATGAAATAA
- a CDS encoding histidyl-tRNA synthase, producing MEKKADYIFKAPRGTEDILPEKWPLWKKLENIGRQEFELCGYYEIRTPIFEDTRLFIRSLGDATDIVEKEMYTFADSEDSSITLRPESTAPVMRAYLECELHKTKKFQKFYYIGPQFRKERPQAGRLRQFHQMGIEAVGATDPLLDVETISVATRIFDRLGLKGYKVKINSIGCEKCRPVFRNILKEKLSGHEKELCELCQSRLNRNVFRILDCKNEKCKAISYHMPSINDYLCVECQIHAKAVREALLEIGIPYIVDAHLVRGLDYYTKTVYEITHSSLGARDAICAGGRYDNLISDLGGPSIGSVGFAIGMEATILALENIAAKNKSIYQEVSGPSPSVYIVSIGETKKQCFSLLNLLRKGNISADFDYEGRSPKAQMRMANKMGIKYVIMLGPDESARGDVKVKAMETGEEVTLKQNEALQWLLDKQSH from the coding sequence ATGGAGAAGAAAGCGGATTACATCTTTAAAGCCCCCCGGGGTACAGAAGATATATTACCAGAAAAATGGCCTTTATGGAAAAAGCTTGAAAATATCGGACGGCAGGAGTTCGAACTCTGCGGATATTACGAGATCCGCACTCCCATTTTCGAAGATACTCGCCTATTTATCAGGAGCCTTGGAGATGCAACCGATATTGTCGAGAAGGAGATGTATACCTTTGCCGATAGTGAAGATTCGAGCATAACCTTACGTCCGGAAAGTACAGCCCCTGTTATGCGGGCGTATTTAGAGTGTGAATTACACAAAACAAAAAAATTTCAAAAATTCTACTATATCGGCCCCCAATTCAGAAAAGAACGTCCTCAGGCCGGGAGACTCCGCCAATTTCATCAGATGGGCATAGAAGCAGTAGGCGCAACAGACCCTTTACTCGATGTGGAAACTATCAGCGTGGCCACCCGGATATTCGACCGGCTCGGTCTGAAGGGATACAAGGTCAAGATTAACTCCATTGGCTGTGAGAAATGCAGACCCGTCTTTAGAAATATCCTGAAAGAAAAGCTATCCGGACATGAGAAGGAACTGTGTGAACTCTGCCAGTCACGTCTCAACCGGAATGTGTTTCGCATCCTTGATTGTAAAAACGAAAAATGCAAGGCAATCAGTTACCACATGCCCTCTATTAATGACTATTTGTGCGTGGAATGTCAGATTCATGCAAAGGCAGTACGGGAAGCCCTTTTGGAGATTGGCATTCCCTATATTGTTGATGCCCACCTGGTACGGGGATTGGATTACTATACGAAAACTGTCTATGAGATCACACACTCTTCATTAGGCGCCCGTGATGCAATCTGTGCGGGAGGGAGATATGATAATTTGATCTCTGATCTCGGAGGCCCTTCAATCGGCTCAGTTGGATTTGCTATCGGTATGGAGGCAACGATTCTGGCCCTTGAAAATATTGCGGCAAAAAATAAATCCATATATCAGGAAGTTTCTGGTCCATCTCCCTCTGTCTATATCGTTTCCATTGGTGAAACCAAAAAACAATGCTTTTCTTTACTGAACCTCTTAAGGAAAGGCAATATTTCTGCTGATTTTGATTATGAAGGAAGAAGCCCCAAGGCGCAGATGCGAATGGCAAATAAAATGGGTATAAAATATGTAATTATGCTGGGCCCTGATGAATCGGCGCGCGGCGATGTTAAGGTTAAAGCTATGGAAACGGGCGAAGAAGTTACTCTCAAACAAAACGAAGCCCTCCAGTGGTTACTGGACAAACAATCACATTAA
- a CDS encoding two-component sensor kinase, producing the protein MRFHKINPLLSMKGRLLIFAFSISLIPVITITTVYYLSARNTIKGQIFRQLRVLAESKKQHILSFMEGNDTRTKNFSSDGYIRSKFEIIVNGRTFQQHAVTHLNKYLSKNKKPLYHHLVAIILIDQYGKVISSTHENIIGMSMSGLDIFKQGLRKSYGDTAIGQPHYSSYLNSSCIFISAPIFSRQGKPIGVLINAYDLASLVEITTNRVEMEETGEVYLINKNKTLLTESRFIKNASLRQIINTEPVRKIMKGKKETVGIYKDYRGVPVVGASLYIPKYDWILLAEIDKAEVFAPLKMLGIIALIFGVTGIVAVMSIGIIFAVSTSKPIQDLMNATERFADGELDYRVKISHKDEIGNLSMSFNTMAGELARKIAEHTQIESELIEEIAERKRIENELRKLYNAVEQSPCTIVITDTKGSIEYANPKFYKTTGYTPKETIGQNPRILKSGEKPPEEYKHLWDTIISGEEWRGEFHNKRKNGELYWEYASISPIRNSEGVIAYFLAVKEDITERKRAEDELREQRDNLEILTNQLAASNKELEAFCYSVSHDLRAPLRSINGFCKAMMEDHSDTLDEQGKNYLQRVSAASQRMGQLIDDLLNLSRITRSEIQQKRVNLSILVENILMELREKQPERQIECIITKGLYSHGDSQLLRIALENLLNNAWKFTRKNTYARIEFGSTQQNGKQTYFIRDNGAGFDMAYTNKLFGAFQRLHSAIEFEGTGIGLATVQRVIHRHGGQIWAEGEVNKGAAFYFTLP; encoded by the coding sequence ATGAGATTTCATAAGATAAACCCCCTTTTATCAATGAAAGGTAGATTACTTATCTTTGCATTTTCTATTTCCCTCATACCAGTTATTACCATTACAACAGTATATTACCTCAGCGCCAGGAATACGATAAAGGGGCAAATATTCAGGCAATTAAGAGTCCTCGCAGAATCAAAAAAACAGCATATTTTGTCTTTTATGGAAGGAAATGATACTCGGACTAAAAATTTCAGTTCCGATGGATACATAAGAAGTAAGTTTGAAATAATTGTCAATGGAAGAACCTTTCAACAACATGCGGTAACTCATTTAAATAAGTACCTATCGAAAAATAAGAAGCCACTCTATCATCATCTTGTAGCAATAATCCTGATTGACCAATACGGCAAGGTTATCTCATCCACCCATGAGAATATAATTGGTATGAGTATGTCCGGTCTGGATATATTTAAACAAGGATTAAGGAAAAGCTATGGTGATACCGCGATTGGTCAGCCGCACTACTCTTCTTATCTTAATTCAAGTTGTATATTTATCTCTGCGCCAATTTTCTCGAGGCAAGGCAAGCCTATCGGTGTGCTTATTAATGCCTATGATCTTGCATCTCTCGTTGAGATTACAACGAATCGTGTTGAAATGGAAGAAACCGGGGAAGTGTATTTAATTAATAAAAATAAGACACTGCTGACGGAATCAAGGTTTATAAAAAATGCTTCTCTCAGACAGATAATAAATACAGAGCCGGTTCGTAAGATTATGAAAGGCAAAAAAGAAACCGTTGGTATTTATAAAGATTACAGGGGTGTTCCGGTTGTTGGCGCCTCTCTGTATATACCCAAATATGACTGGATACTTTTGGCAGAGATAGATAAAGCGGAGGTCTTTGCGCCCTTAAAGATGTTAGGTATCATTGCGTTGATTTTTGGAGTAACTGGTATAGTCGCAGTTATGAGTATAGGAATTATCTTTGCTGTTTCGACCTCAAAGCCCATTCAAGATTTAATGAATGCAACAGAAAGGTTTGCGGACGGGGAATTAGATTACCGGGTAAAAATATCTCATAAGGATGAAATAGGAAATCTGTCCATGAGTTTTAATACGATGGCCGGAGAACTTGCAAGGAAAATTGCCGAACATACGCAAATAGAAAGCGAATTAATAGAAGAAATTGCAGAACGCAAACGAATCGAAAATGAACTTCGAAAGTTATACAATGCTGTAGAACAAAGCCCGTGTACGATTGTGATCACTGATACAAAAGGGAGTATTGAATACGCAAACCCAAAATTCTATAAGACAACTGGTTATACCCCGAAAGAAACAATCGGACAGAATCCGCGTATCTTAAAATCCGGCGAGAAGCCTCCTGAAGAATACAAACATTTATGGGATACCATTATTTCCGGGGAAGAATGGAGGGGAGAATTTCATAACAAGAGAAAGAATGGCGAGCTTTACTGGGAGTATGCATCTATTTCTCCCATAAGAAATTCTGAAGGGGTTATTGCTTATTTCCTCGCAGTTAAAGAGGATATTACCGAGCGCAAGAGGGCTGAAGATGAATTGAGAGAGCAACGTGATAATTTAGAGATCCTGACAAACCAGCTTGCCGCCTCCAACAAAGAATTAGAGGCATTCTGCTATTCCGTATCACACGATCTGCGGGCGCCGCTAAGAAGTATTAATGGCTTTTGCAAGGCAATGATGGAAGACCACTCTGATACGTTAGACGAACAAGGCAAAAATTACCTCCAACGGGTAAGCGCAGCCAGCCAGCGTATGGGGCAACTTATCGATGATTTATTAAATCTATCCCGTATAACACGAAGTGAAATACAACAAAAGAGAGTTAATCTGAGCATACTTGTGGAAAATATTTTGATGGAATTGAGAGAAAAACAGCCGGAACGCCAGATTGAATGTATTATTACCAAAGGGCTCTATTCTCATGGTGATTCACAATTGCTGCGGATAGCGCTCGAAAACCTCTTGAACAATGCATGGAAATTTACCAGGAAGAACACCTATGCAAGAATAGAATTCGGTAGTACACAACAGAATGGTAAACAAACGTATTTCATACGAGACAACGGCGCCGGCTTTGATATGGCATACACCAACAAGCTCTTTGGAGCATTTCAGCGTTTGCACTCAGCAATCGAGTTTGAAGGAACTGGTATTGGACTGGCTACCGTACAGCGAGTCATTCATCGTCACGGCGGTCAAATCTGGGCAGAAGGCGAAGTGAATAAAGGGGCGGCATTTTATTTTACCTTGCCATAA